A stretch of Oryza brachyantha chromosome 4, ObraRS2, whole genome shotgun sequence DNA encodes these proteins:
- the LOC102711064 gene encoding uncharacterized protein LOC102711064, giving the protein MAAGSARSAAAKHAYRMFAPSRGAAARCPGSPGADEFDESDVWGSFTVDSSPAELGARGRPIPSARAGRKATLDRSAGAAAGSLPVNIPDWQKILGVEYRDHQAAAEWELHGDGDDDYEYGKVAGVGGVVIPPHELAWRGRAASLSVHEGIGRTLKGRDLSRVRDAVWKKTGFED; this is encoded by the coding sequence aTGGCTGCGGGGAGCGCGAGGTCGGCGGCCGCGAAGCACGCGTACCGGATGTTCGCGCCGTCcaggggcgcggcggccaggTGCCCCGGCAGCCCGGGGGCGGACGAGTTCGACGAGTCGGACGTCTGGGGCTCGTTCACCGTGGACTCCAGCCCCGCCGAGCTGGGTGCCAGGGGCCGCCCGATCCCGTCCGCTCGTGCCGGCCGGAAGGCGACGTTGGACCggtccgccggcgccgcggccggctcGCTGCCGGTGAACATACCGGACTGGCAGAAGATTCTTGGGGTAGAGTACAGGGATCACCAGGCCGCTGCCGAGTGGGAGctccacggcgacggcgacgatgactACGAGTACGGCAAGGtagccggcgtcggcggggtGGTGATACCGCCGCACGAGCTGGCGTGGCGCGGTCGCGCGGCGTCGCTGTCGGTGCACGAGGGGATCGGGAGGACGCTCAAGGGGCGCGACCTCAGCCGTGTCCGGGACGCGGTCTGGAAGAAGACCGGCTTCGAGGACTGA